A stretch of Miscanthus floridulus cultivar M001 chromosome 13, ASM1932011v1, whole genome shotgun sequence DNA encodes these proteins:
- the LOC136500506 gene encoding uncharacterized protein, with protein sequence MAFSSSRLAEASLLLLVVILLAAVGVSASAEAEMSAKTVAAVAAPARRKDDVVTTSSCSSSGSSSPSSSPSPAAGGGGAEKKESKDDNGNKEKEKEKPKGSATSTKKPSPPAKCVTSKDCHLKRLVCAKKCTMAAHKKCAAKCSHSCNALPICT encoded by the coding sequence ATGGCTTTTTCCAGCAGCCGGCTCGCCGAGGCCTCGCTGCTGctcctcgtcgtcatcctcctagCCGCCGTCGGAGTTTCTGCTTCTGCCGAGGCGGAGATGAGTGCGAAGACCGTCGCGGCGGTGGCTGCCCCTGCCCGGAGGAAGGACGATGTCGTCACCaccagcagctgcagcagcagtGGATCATCCTCGCCATCGTCGTCACCCTCTCCAgcagcgggaggaggaggagcagagaAGAAGGAGAGCAAGGACGATAACGGGaacaaggagaaggagaaggagaagcccaAGGGCAGCGCGACGTCGACGAAGAAGCCATCGCCGCCGGCCAAGTGCGTGACGAGCAAGGACTGCCACCTGAAGCGGCTGGTGTGCGCAAAGAAGTGCACCATGGCCGCCCACAAGAAGTGCGCCGCCAAGTGTTCCCATTCCTGCAACGCCCTCCCCATCTGCACCTGA
- the LOC136500573 gene encoding uncharacterized protein, with protein MVKAVVGDEAHLKAFEETLASSSSPPPEAQVGLVVGKLSASSDRALVYALLPTPLTDAAAPACSLRAAPKSKPSKGGGRGSSSSSSSSDASLDFDVEWIAEHARQVSRMLLGGMSVIGAYVWASEASFKATSPAVLSQVIRAISQACYGSASGQRLLIHISYSPRRWACRICEVASASLRPCDFKYSKLLSSLQTFRCTYSFEIRLTSVQAEPFKRVILKAISHLTEEVQNARALVDGHLFSEDMNISTEGPHQVDFLVPFNNDAPVEDCSLEGVAGLIRFVGSVSALAYLGPRESISEAISDLKADIITSLKSRLDIILDEADDGPATDELEKSPSQKTTQVIFHELREPCSFSFPRRVLIPWLSGTYVCDYLQQSETTEDAMDRCKEVLALETAVESSAILESESAAACSTLESFWDMVPGSRSGGHGGSSKLKDSHSVQNDDSSKRQGGGNFNIVAALIVLLVALIAGLVFTFSAGSNT; from the exons ATGGTGAAGGCGGTGGTCGGCGACGAGGCGCACCTCAAGGCCTTCGAGGAAACGctcgcctcgtcctcctctcctccacctgAAGCCCAG GTGGGCCTCGTCGTCGGCAAGCTCAGCGCTTCCTCCGACCGTGCCCTCGTCTACGCCCTGCTCCCCACGCCGCTCAccgacgccgccgcccccgcATGCTCCCTCCGCGCCGCCCCCAAGTCCAAGCCTTCCAAGGGCGGCGGCAGaggctcttcctcctcctcctcctcctcggacgCCTCTCTCGACTTCGATGTCGAATGGATCGCCGAGCACGCGCGGCAG GTGTCTAGGATGCTGCTCGGTGGTATGAGTGTCATAGGTGCTTACGTATGGGCTTCCGAGGcatcattcaaggccacatccCCTGCTGTCCTGTCGCAG GTTATTCGAGCGATTTCCCAAGCCTGCTATGGCAGTGCATCCGGTCAGAGGCTGCTCATTCACATTTCTTACAGTCCTCGAAG ATGGGCCTGTCGTATATGCGAGGTTGCATCAGCAAGTCTGCGTCCGTGTGATTTTAAATACAGCAAACTATTATCTTCTCTTCAAACTTTCAGATGCACATATAGTTTTGAGATAAG GCTAACATCTGTTCAAGCTGAGCCGTTTAAAAGAGTTATTTTGAAGGCAATCAGTCATCTCACAGAGGAAGTGCAGAATGCCAGAGCTTTGGTCGATGGGCATCTG TTTTCAGAAGACATGAACATTAGTACAGAGGGCCCACACCAAGTTGATTTTCTTGTGCCATTCAATAATGATGCGCCTGTTGAAG ATTGCAGTTTAGAGGGAGTTGCTGGGCTTATTCGCTTTGTCGGATCTGTCAGCGCCTTGGCGTATTTAGGCCCCAGAGAATCTATTTCAGAAGCTATATCTGATCTAAAG GCAGACATCATTACAAGTCTAAAAAGCAGGTTGGATATAATCCTCGATGAGGCAGATGATGGCCCTGCCACTGATGAATTGGAGAAATCACCATCTCAGAAGACTACTCAAGTTATATTTCATGAGTTGAG AGAACCTTGCAGTTTCTCATTCCCAAGAAGAGTTCTGATACCTTGGTTGAGTGGCACCTAtgtttgtgattacttgcaacaaTCAGAGACAACAGAG GATGCAATGGATCGCTGCAAGGAAGTGTTAGCACTGGAAACAGCCGTGGAGAGCTCTGCAATCCTCGAATCAGAAAGTGCAGCAGCTTGTAGCACACTAGAATCCTTTTGGGATATGGTGCCTGGATCTCGCAGCGGAGGACATGGTGGATCCAGCAAGCTGAAGGACAGTCATTCTGTACAGAACGATGATTCAAGCAAAAGGCAAGGTGGTGGGAATTTCAACATCGTAGCTGCTCTGATCGTGCTACTGGTTGCTCTGATAGCTGGATTGGTATTCACTTTCTCTGCTGGTTCCAATACCTGA